A stretch of Paenibacillus peoriae DNA encodes these proteins:
- a CDS encoding GH32 C-terminal domain-containing protein, whose product MKKKFKAVLHILMVMAIIMTSSGVYAASPDTGWAARAEGNTVKSEKEGLSIFENVINLNTNLTGWQVKGNGKWGDAAEGLLLTSDPQEDVMAISETIADDFLYEADVMIKDMQADASLLFRSNEDGLNSYMLQIAPQSGIIRLKDAGSGAGKLNEEHPVSLKKGEIYHLKVKAEGASLKVYWGTQYKPVIDVQDSSYRSGRLGLHVWDGSALFQNITVSDLKGNLGLVLVKKGQWQPDLSGQKGTSVNQSKAQQIYSRQAADFVYEGTIVFRSDAAAALAFRSSTDGTRGYEATLVKEGEQVRVSLTKADGTAIAGSERPYPSLAGAKHYMEVKAMGNRIQVFVDGYTPPAIDVTDHSYSTGNAGLVVKKGSAYFQDAYVTESNNYYTETYRPQYHYTPIRGYASDPNGLVYFEGEYHLFHQDGGTWAHAVSKDMLSWKRLPIALPWNDYGHIWSGSAVADVTNTSGLFTDSGGKGLIAYYTSYNPDGPNGNQRIGLAYSKDQGRTWHYAKNRPIVVENPGKNGEEPGGWDFRDPKVIRDDEHNRWVMVVSGGDHIRFFTSANLLDWTLTDNWGYGDYVRGGVWECPDLFPLVVQETSEKKWVLMISTGANSATGGSDSEYFVGSLTAEGKFVNDNPAGKVLRTDFGKEYYASMSFSDMTDGRRVMLAWMSNWDYPFAFPTSGWKGGLTVPREVALVMTPDGLRLAQGPIKEMEHLRSRLFSVTDKMINPSSQNLLKGLVSGAYEIEAELEIPAGSNVTEFGFNLREGVNQKTVVGYKPGESKLFVDRSASGATDFSNLFTTRHETGMKAENKRIQMRILVDESSVEVFANGGKVVFSEVIFPDPASREMSFYNQGGNVKIVSLSVNKLGSVWNSDNDSPLRIAMDTGDRELGIGQSETLRAAVENGPGNGVHPLEWKSSNAKVVGIKGAGASQATLMAKKEGESVITVSTPNGKASASLLVKVSGGEFHTSLSGWTPDPSMASWVLSKDGIRGRYSSDANYMAQEQAGDFTYEAELKLGTSGGAGSLLFRASEDGHSGYYLNLDPNMKSIRLFYKIDGRFEERQVLAKVPAFIQRGQTYKIKIQAEGPHIVVHMGGLKIMDLKDGTFAEGHFGLHVFGGSVSYQNVNVTGGKPAKLRVSSLVNVAFQKSIYTARLANGEAVSVQDANEASDQKWVFVPTGDDAGSYSIRTTSGQALDLDAEHNKIQLYSYLGYNNQRWIVHKNRDGSVVIISVYHNRALTISEDGSKLTLETPPTDEMRRNRWKVSSDF is encoded by the coding sequence ATGAAAAAGAAATTCAAAGCTGTGCTGCACATCCTCATGGTGATGGCTATTATTATGACTTCATCTGGAGTTTACGCCGCTAGTCCTGATACCGGCTGGGCTGCACGGGCGGAAGGTAACACAGTAAAATCGGAAAAGGAGGGTCTTTCTATTTTTGAAAACGTTATAAATCTAAATACAAATTTGACAGGATGGCAGGTAAAAGGAAATGGCAAGTGGGGAGATGCCGCAGAAGGGCTCCTGCTGACATCTGATCCGCAGGAGGACGTGATGGCCATCTCAGAAACAATAGCAGATGATTTCCTGTATGAAGCCGATGTTATGATCAAGGATATGCAAGCGGATGCTTCTTTGCTCTTCCGTTCCAATGAAGACGGATTGAATTCGTATATGCTTCAAATTGCACCGCAGTCCGGTATTATCCGTTTAAAAGATGCGGGCAGTGGAGCAGGTAAATTAAATGAAGAGCATCCGGTTTCGCTCAAGAAAGGGGAGATCTATCATCTCAAGGTAAAAGCTGAAGGGGCCTCGCTGAAAGTATATTGGGGAACTCAATATAAGCCTGTGATTGATGTTCAAGACAGTTCATACCGATCTGGCCGCCTTGGACTTCACGTCTGGGATGGGTCAGCCTTGTTCCAAAACATAACCGTTAGCGATCTGAAAGGGAATCTGGGTTTGGTACTTGTGAAAAAAGGACAGTGGCAGCCTGACCTCAGCGGCCAAAAAGGAACGTCTGTGAACCAGAGCAAGGCTCAGCAAATCTATAGCAGGCAAGCTGCTGACTTTGTATATGAAGGAACAATCGTTTTCCGCTCCGATGCTGCTGCCGCTCTAGCTTTCCGGTCCTCTACCGATGGAACACGTGGATATGAAGCTACTCTGGTGAAGGAAGGAGAGCAGGTCCGCGTATCGCTGACGAAAGCGGATGGAACTGCAATTGCAGGCTCAGAGCGACCTTATCCGAGCTTAGCGGGGGCGAAGCATTATATGGAAGTAAAGGCAATGGGTAACCGGATTCAAGTTTTCGTGGACGGTTATACTCCACCAGCAATCGATGTAACGGATCATTCGTATTCAACAGGAAACGCCGGTCTTGTTGTGAAAAAGGGAAGCGCTTACTTTCAGGATGCTTATGTCACGGAGTCTAATAATTATTATACTGAAACCTATCGTCCCCAGTATCATTATACACCGATCCGTGGGTACGCCAGTGACCCGAACGGGTTGGTCTATTTCGAAGGTGAATACCATCTTTTCCATCAGGATGGAGGCACATGGGCCCATGCCGTCAGCAAGGATATGCTGAGCTGGAAACGTCTGCCGATTGCACTTCCGTGGAATGATTACGGGCATATCTGGTCCGGATCTGCTGTGGCGGATGTAACGAATACTTCAGGCTTATTTACGGATTCGGGCGGCAAAGGTCTGATCGCCTATTATACTTCCTATAACCCGGATGGTCCTAATGGCAACCAGCGCATTGGCCTTGCTTACAGCAAGGATCAGGGGCGTACGTGGCATTATGCCAAGAATCGTCCGATCGTGGTTGAGAACCCCGGCAAGAACGGGGAAGAACCGGGGGGGTGGGATTTCCGCGACCCTAAGGTGATTCGCGATGACGAGCATAATCGCTGGGTCATGGTAGTGTCCGGTGGTGATCATATCCGGTTCTTTACATCGGCTAATTTGCTGGACTGGACGTTGACCGACAATTGGGGTTATGGAGATTATGTTCGTGGCGGTGTGTGGGAATGCCCTGACCTGTTCCCACTGGTCGTGCAGGAAACGTCAGAGAAGAAGTGGGTTCTCATGATCAGTACAGGGGCGAATTCGGCAACAGGAGGATCGGATTCTGAATATTTTGTGGGAAGTCTGACTGCAGAGGGGAAATTCGTAAATGACAATCCGGCAGGAAAGGTGCTGAGAACGGATTTTGGCAAGGAGTATTATGCATCCATGTCTTTCTCGGACATGACGGATGGGCGCAGAGTGATGTTGGCGTGGATGTCCAACTGGGATTATCCGTTCGCTTTTCCGACTTCGGGCTGGAAGGGGGGACTGACTGTTCCGAGAGAGGTTGCTCTGGTCATGACCCCAGACGGACTCCGTCTCGCCCAGGGTCCGATCAAGGAGATGGAACATCTGCGCAGCAGGCTGTTCTCTGTAACTGACAAGATGATCAATCCATCTTCTCAAAACCTGCTGAAGGGACTTGTTTCTGGAGCATATGAGATTGAAGCCGAACTGGAGATTCCGGCTGGAAGTAACGTAACAGAGTTTGGTTTTAATCTACGTGAAGGTGTGAATCAGAAGACTGTGGTGGGTTATAAGCCAGGCGAAAGTAAATTGTTCGTGGATCGCTCTGCTTCCGGAGCTACGGATTTCTCCAATCTGTTTACCACAAGACATGAAACGGGGATGAAAGCCGAGAACAAGCGGATCCAGATGCGGATTTTGGTGGATGAATCCTCTGTTGAGGTCTTCGCTAATGGAGGCAAGGTGGTTTTCTCCGAGGTCATATTTCCTGATCCGGCCAGTAGGGAGATGAGCTTCTATAATCAGGGTGGCAATGTGAAGATTGTTTCTCTGTCGGTAAACAAGCTTGGATCAGTGTGGAATTCGGATAACGATTCGCCACTACGGATTGCAATGGACACGGGTGACCGTGAACTAGGGATAGGGCAAAGCGAAACGCTGCGGGCGGCAGTGGAGAATGGGCCTGGCAATGGTGTTCACCCGCTGGAGTGGAAATCCAGTAATGCCAAGGTGGTAGGCATAAAGGGAGCCGGCGCTTCTCAGGCAACTCTTATGGCCAAAAAAGAGGGCGAGTCCGTCATTACTGTATCCACCCCGAATGGAAAGGCATCCGCCAGCCTTCTTGTAAAAGTCTCTGGCGGCGAGTTTCATACCAGTCTCAGCGGCTGGACCCCAGATCCGTCAATGGCTTCATGGGTACTCAGCAAGGATGGAATTCGTGGAAGATACTCAAGCGACGCGAATTATATGGCCCAGGAGCAGGCTGGGGATTTTACTTATGAAGCTGAACTGAAGCTTGGCACGTCCGGCGGGGCTGGTTCACTTCTGTTCCGTGCAAGCGAGGATGGGCACAGCGGCTACTACCTGAATCTAGATCCTAACATGAAGTCTATTCGCCTGTTCTACAAAATAGATGGACGATTCGAGGAACGACAGGTTCTGGCGAAAGTCCCGGCCTTCATCCAGCGAGGCCAAACCTATAAAATAAAGATTCAAGCGGAAGGCCCGCATATCGTGGTACATATGGGAGGACTGAAAATAATGGATCTGAAGGATGGGACCTTTGCCGAAGGTCATTTCGGACTTCATGTCTTTGGCGGCTCTGTCTCTTATCAGAATGTAAATGTGACAGGAGGGAAACCGGCCAAGTTGAGGGTATCAAGCCTCGTGAACGTAGCATTCCAAAAATCCATATATACAGCCCGCCTGGCAAATGGCGAAGCAGTTAGTGTACAGGATGCAAATGAAGCCTCGGATCAAAAATGGGTGTTTGTGCCGACCGGAGATGATGCAGGTTCCTATTCCATCCGAACGACCTCCGGACAGGCGCTGGATCTGGACGCGGAGCACAATAAAATTCAGCTCTATTCTTATTTGGGCTACAATAATCAGCGGTGGATTGTCCACAAAAATAGGGATGGTTCGGTTGTCATTATCTCAGTTTATCATAATAGGGCTTTGACCATATCCGAGGATGGTTCAAAGCTTACGTTAGAGACTCCTCCAACGGATGAAATGCGACGAAATAGGTGGAAAGTAAGCTCTGATTTTTAG
- a CDS encoding carbohydrate kinase family protein, which produces MKNDRTVLCVGELLIDFFCTDIDVNLAKGQHFSKQAGGAPANVSAAVAKLGGKASFLGKIGADPFGIYLKQTLEEQHVDTSMLLFDPETPTTLAFVSLAANGERDFVFNRGADRQLSLQDIDREWTRQAAILHFGSATALLADPFREAYLSLLDEAKANGQFTSFDPNYRGDLWKDRLEEFITLSRRGIHNADFVKVSEEELNIITGLTDRNASLDLLHGLGAKTVAVTLGKEGTLISSGTSRSLISSITVKSIDSTGAGDAFVGAMLYQISQLSQPKAFTSDWEQQQEFITLANQVGAIVCTKVGAIAALPSLEEVKHFIEQQGETKIEL; this is translated from the coding sequence GTGAAAAATGACAGAACGGTTCTTTGTGTGGGCGAGTTGCTCATTGATTTTTTCTGCACGGATATTGATGTTAATCTTGCCAAGGGTCAGCATTTCTCCAAGCAGGCTGGCGGTGCTCCGGCAAATGTAAGCGCAGCCGTAGCCAAACTCGGAGGAAAAGCGTCATTCTTGGGGAAAATCGGTGCTGATCCCTTCGGTATCTACCTGAAGCAAACGCTGGAGGAGCAGCATGTGGATACTTCCATGCTTCTTTTTGATCCGGAAACACCGACTACACTGGCCTTTGTTTCCCTTGCCGCTAACGGCGAACGGGATTTCGTGTTCAACCGCGGAGCTGACCGTCAGCTGTCTCTGCAGGACATTGATAGAGAATGGACTCGACAGGCTGCCATTCTGCATTTTGGCTCGGCAACGGCCTTGCTCGCCGATCCTTTCCGGGAAGCGTATTTGTCTTTATTGGACGAAGCGAAAGCCAATGGGCAATTTACCTCCTTTGATCCCAATTACCGGGGGGACCTCTGGAAAGATAGGCTGGAGGAGTTTATAACATTGTCCAGAAGAGGAATACACAATGCAGATTTCGTAAAGGTAAGCGAAGAGGAATTAAATATCATTACGGGGCTGACTGACCGCAATGCTTCATTGGATCTTTTGCATGGGTTGGGAGCCAAAACGGTGGCAGTTACCTTGGGGAAAGAAGGTACTCTCATCTCAAGCGGTACCTCCCGTTCGCTAATCAGCAGTATTACTGTTAAATCGATCGATTCTACCGGTGCCGGTGATGCCTTCGTCGGAGCTATGCTGTATCAAATCAGCCAGCTGAGTCAGCCCAAGGCATTTACCTCCGATTGGGAGCAACAGCAGGAATTTATAACACTTGCCAATCAAGTCGGCGCTATCGTGTGCACTAAAGTTGGAGCGATTGCAGCCTTGCCATCGTTGGAAGAAGTTAAGCATTTCATAGAGCAACAGGGTGAAACAAAAATCGAACTGTAA
- a CDS encoding LacI family DNA-binding transcriptional regulator, which translates to MTRKSKVTIQDIADALGISRNTASKALNGVESIPTVTRDKVVKKAMELKYKQFSYMETASEKQGNIALLTCNLPNSSHFGSLLISGLEKEISKQGYTLSIYFVRENDINSMTLPGNFEPSNVAGIFCIEMFSKEYSKLITDLCIPTIFIDCAADMMYPELKADLVLMENEHSTYCVTRKLIDHGYESFGFVGDYNHCKSFNERWTGFNRALAEAGIAVDPAHSIVAPDRNFFIEENWMEQQLDALRECPSVFICANDFIAINVIKSLKNKGIKVPEDVAVCGFDDASESRVVEPHLTTVHIYSSQMGIISAEMLLSRIKDNTMPYRVTHVATDIVYRDSTPVLN; encoded by the coding sequence ATGACGAGAAAGTCAAAGGTTACGATACAAGATATCGCTGATGCCTTGGGAATTTCCAGAAACACTGCATCCAAGGCGCTTAATGGAGTGGAGAGTATCCCCACCGTTACTAGGGACAAGGTGGTCAAAAAAGCAATGGAGCTTAAATACAAACAATTTTCTTATATGGAAACAGCTTCTGAAAAACAAGGCAATATCGCACTTTTGACCTGTAATCTTCCTAATAGCTCACACTTTGGATCTTTGTTGATCAGCGGACTGGAGAAGGAAATCAGCAAACAGGGCTATACTTTATCCATTTATTTTGTCCGTGAGAATGATATCAATTCGATGACCCTACCCGGCAATTTTGAACCTTCGAATGTGGCTGGCATTTTCTGCATCGAAATGTTCAGCAAGGAATACAGCAAGCTGATCACAGATCTTTGCATCCCAACCATTTTTATTGATTGCGCTGCGGATATGATGTATCCAGAATTGAAGGCGGATCTGGTATTAATGGAAAATGAACACAGCACATACTGTGTTACCCGGAAATTAATCGATCATGGCTATGAAAGCTTCGGTTTTGTAGGCGATTACAATCACTGCAAAAGCTTCAATGAACGCTGGACCGGATTTAATAGGGCCTTAGCAGAAGCAGGAATCGCCGTAGATCCTGCCCATAGCATTGTAGCGCCTGACCGCAACTTCTTTATAGAGGAGAACTGGATGGAACAGCAGTTGGATGCTCTGAGGGAGTGTCCCTCCGTCTTTATTTGCGCCAATGATTTCATTGCCATCAACGTGATCAAATCTTTAAAAAACAAAGGGATTAAAGTCCCAGAAGATGTTGCTGTCTGCGGGTTCGATGATGCTTCGGAATCCCGGGTTGTCGAGCCTCATCTTACAACCGTGCATATTTACAGTAGTCAGATGGGTATTATTTCAGCCGAAATGTTATTGTCCAGAATCAAAGACAATACCATGCCATACCGAGTGACTCATGTTGCAACGGATATCGTATACCGGGACTCGACCCCTGTTCTAAACTAA
- a CDS encoding ABC transporter permease → MLRNYILYLFLLPSIILTVIFKYVPMYGSIIAFKNFSPRKGILGSEWVGFEHFQRFLSSPNFYDILMNTLKLSAYGLILGFPVPIILALMLNLVRGAKFKKNIQLIVYAPNFISVVVVAGMLFVFLSPAGIVNALVTTFTGKPIAFMTDPAYFRTVYILSGIWQTAGWSSIIYVATLANVDPQLHDAATIDGASLMKRIFHIDLPALKPVMAVLFILAAGGIMSIGYEKAYLMQTALNTPTSEIIATYVYKVGLQSGDYAYSTAIGLFNSVINVFLLIFVNTVVKKLNEGEGLY, encoded by the coding sequence ATGCTTCGAAATTATATATTGTATTTGTTTCTGCTTCCGTCCATAATTCTTACCGTCATTTTCAAGTATGTTCCCATGTACGGCTCGATCATTGCGTTTAAAAATTTCAGCCCAAGAAAAGGCATCCTCGGCAGCGAATGGGTTGGATTTGAACATTTTCAGCGGTTTCTTTCATCACCAAATTTTTATGACATATTAATGAATACGCTTAAATTAAGCGCTTACGGTCTTATTCTCGGCTTCCCAGTACCCATCATTCTGGCCTTAATGCTAAATCTGGTCAGAGGAGCGAAGTTCAAGAAGAATATTCAGCTTATTGTATACGCACCTAACTTCATCTCGGTTGTTGTTGTTGCCGGTATGCTGTTTGTTTTTCTATCGCCAGCTGGAATAGTGAACGCTTTGGTAACAACCTTCACCGGCAAGCCGATTGCTTTTATGACTGATCCTGCCTATTTCCGAACGGTATATATTTTGTCTGGTATATGGCAAACAGCGGGCTGGTCCTCTATCATTTATGTGGCCACCTTAGCCAATGTGGACCCGCAGTTGCATGACGCTGCAACAATTGATGGTGCTTCATTGATGAAGAGAATCTTCCACATTGATCTGCCAGCTCTTAAACCCGTCATGGCCGTCCTGTTCATTCTCGCTGCAGGAGGTATTATGTCGATCGGCTATGAAAAGGCTTACCTAATGCAGACGGCTCTGAACACACCTACCTCGGAAATCATCGCGACTTACGTATACAAGGTGGGGTTGCAATCCGGCGATTATGCTTATTCTACGGCAATCGGGTTGTTCAATTCCGTAATTAATGTATTCCTGTTGATTTTCGTAAATACCGTCGTCAAGAAGCTGAACGAAGGAGAAGGGCTGTATTAA
- a CDS encoding carbohydrate ABC transporter permease, with protein sequence MDIHYTGKDRILLIINYILLGLFVLAILLPLVYVVLSSFLTPNTLITKGFAITSSDWTLTGYAKILSNSAMIRGFFNAIFYSAAFAFATVLFSVFAAYPLAVEELVGKRSIMIFFLITMFFGGGLIPTYLVIKDLGMLNTVWAIILPGSISVFNIILAKTYFQGLPKELFQAASIDGASELSIFFKIVLPLSKPIIFVLALYAFVGQWNSYFDAMIYLDDPKLFPLQLVLRSILIQNQVQPGMIADAMAQAELKKLSEMIKYSAIVISSLPLIVMYPFFQKYFEKGVMVGSIK encoded by the coding sequence ATGGATATTCATTACACCGGGAAGGACCGGATTCTGCTCATCATCAATTATATTCTACTTGGTTTGTTTGTTCTCGCTATTCTGTTACCGCTGGTTTATGTGGTGCTTTCGTCCTTTTTAACTCCAAATACCCTGATTACCAAAGGGTTTGCCATTACATCATCAGACTGGACACTCACGGGATATGCCAAAATCCTAAGCAACAGTGCCATGATCCGCGGTTTTTTTAATGCTATTTTTTATTCAGCAGCCTTTGCGTTCGCAACCGTATTATTTTCCGTCTTCGCGGCTTATCCGCTTGCGGTTGAAGAGTTGGTAGGGAAACGGTCCATTATGATCTTTTTCCTGATAACGATGTTTTTCGGTGGCGGTCTGATTCCTACCTATCTGGTGATTAAGGATTTAGGCATGTTGAATACGGTCTGGGCCATTATTCTGCCCGGCTCGATCAGCGTATTCAATATTATTCTGGCAAAGACTTATTTCCAGGGACTTCCGAAAGAACTGTTCCAGGCGGCGAGTATAGACGGAGCTTCCGAGCTCAGTATTTTCTTTAAAATCGTCCTGCCGCTTTCCAAGCCTATTATTTTTGTTCTAGCTTTATACGCTTTTGTCGGACAGTGGAATTCTTATTTCGACGCCATGATTTATCTGGATGATCCGAAGCTGTTTCCGCTTCAACTAGTACTGCGCTCCATTTTGATACAGAATCAGGTTCAGCCCGGCATGATTGCCGATGCGATGGCACAAGCGGAGCTTAAGAAATTGTCTGAAATGATTAAGTACTCTGCCATTGTCATATCAAGTTTGCCTTTGATTGTCATGTATCCATTCTTCCAGAAGTATTTCGAAAAGGGTGTCATGGTAGGTTCGATCAAATAA
- a CDS encoding ABC transporter substrate-binding protein yields the protein MKKTLLTLSVLALSTSLLAGCGGSGNNSAASEDYKLENVTLPLKEKVTLHFMTQSSPLAPSDPNEKLIYKRLEEKTGVHIDFTNFTSDSFIEKRNLAVASGDLPDAILDAGYSDYDLLNLGKDGTIIPLEDLIQKYMPNLQKVLKEAPEYRSMITAQDGHIYAFPWIEELGSEKESIHSVNDMPWINVEWLKKLGLKMPKTTEDLKKVLLAFKNGDPNGNGQADEIPLSFMLNNGNEDLNFLFGSFGLGDNGDHTVVTNEGKVVFTADQDGYKEGIKYLNELYKLNLIDEESFEQDYNTYLAKGQSERYGLYFQWDKANISGDNDKYELMNPLAGPSGEVNVTRTNNLGFDRGRMVITSDNQNLELTAKWIDQLYDPIQSVQDNWGTYGDKTQQNIFEYDEASHMLKHLPLKGTAPVELRQKTNIGGPLAILDEYYGTVTTKPDDAVGRLKLMKERLVPYMKADHNFPKVFFSLEDQKQISTLETDLFAYVNRKRAEWIKTGKVEEEWAEYKAELSRLGLDKWLEIKQKGYDRYLKDQS from the coding sequence ATGAAAAAAACATTACTAACCTTGTCTGTGTTGGCACTTTCTACTTCACTGCTTGCCGGATGCGGCGGTTCGGGCAATAATTCTGCGGCATCCGAAGATTACAAGCTGGAAAATGTTACTCTGCCGCTTAAAGAGAAAGTTACTTTGCATTTTATGACTCAAAGCTCGCCGCTGGCACCTTCCGATCCAAATGAAAAGTTGATTTATAAAAGACTGGAAGAAAAAACAGGGGTGCATATCGATTTTACCAACTTCACCTCCGATTCCTTCATTGAAAAAAGAAACCTTGCTGTTGCCAGTGGAGATCTTCCAGATGCCATACTGGATGCCGGATATTCCGATTACGATTTGTTGAACCTCGGAAAGGATGGAACTATTATCCCTTTAGAGGATTTGATTCAAAAATATATGCCCAATCTGCAGAAGGTATTAAAGGAAGCGCCTGAGTACAGATCCATGATAACCGCACAGGACGGGCACATTTATGCCTTTCCTTGGATTGAAGAACTGGGTTCTGAGAAGGAGAGCATTCATTCTGTAAACGACATGCCATGGATCAATGTGGAGTGGCTGAAAAAGCTGGGACTTAAAATGCCAAAAACCACCGAGGATTTAAAAAAAGTTCTGCTCGCATTTAAAAATGGCGACCCTAACGGAAATGGCCAAGCGGATGAAATCCCGCTGTCCTTTATGCTCAATAACGGCAATGAGGACCTGAATTTTCTGTTCGGATCATTCGGTCTTGGGGACAACGGCGATCATACGGTAGTGACCAATGAGGGGAAAGTGGTCTTCACTGCCGATCAGGACGGTTACAAAGAGGGGATTAAATATCTTAATGAGCTGTATAAACTGAACCTGATCGACGAGGAATCATTCGAGCAGGATTATAACACGTATCTAGCCAAAGGTCAGAGTGAAAGATATGGCCTCTACTTCCAATGGGATAAGGCGAATATTTCAGGAGACAACGATAAATATGAACTGATGAATCCGCTCGCCGGACCAAGCGGTGAAGTCAATGTGACCCGCACGAACAATCTCGGCTTTGACCGGGGGAGAATGGTGATTACCAGTGACAACCAAAATCTCGAGCTTACGGCAAAATGGATTGACCAGCTGTATGATCCTATCCAGTCCGTGCAAGACAACTGGGGTACCTACGGCGACAAAACTCAGCAGAACATTTTTGAATACGATGAAGCGAGTCATATGCTGAAGCATCTTCCGCTTAAGGGAACGGCCCCTGTCGAGCTACGGCAAAAAACGAACATCGGTGGTCCATTAGCAATTCTTGACGAGTATTACGGAACGGTTACGACTAAGCCCGATGATGCAGTGGGACGGCTTAAGCTCATGAAGGAAAGACTCGTTCCTTATATGAAGGCTGACCATAATTTCCCGAAAGTCTTCTTCTCTCTGGAGGATCAGAAGCAGATCTCCACATTGGAAACCGATTTGTTTGCTTACGTTAACCGCAAGCGGGCGGAATGGATCAAGACGGGTAAAGTGGAAGAAGAATGGGCCGAATATAAAGCCGAGCTGTCCAGACTGGGGCTAGATAAATGGCTGGAAATCAAACAGAAAGGCTATGACAGATATCTCAAAGATCAAAGCTGA
- a CDS encoding glycoside hydrolase family 32 protein codes for MKELNLTDDYSGRKRKSNYSEKYRPQFHYSPEKNWMNDPNGMVYFEGEYHLFYQHTPHDTQPDFGNMHWGHAVSKDLVHWTELPPAIPPGEDGAIFSGSAVVDKNNTSGFFKEEGSGLVAIYTNEGNKAQPGKPQVQSIAYSKDKGRTWTKYEGNPVLFPTDTLDFRDPKVIWHDESSMWIMVLAVRDRVEFYTSPNLKEWSFASEFGSDIPHIHRGIFECPDIFRIQVDEDPNTTKWILMLSVGDRNGVNPDDPEPPAGGSGMMYFVGNFDGKSFTPDEALESIDTIKWVDYGSDFYAAVSWNGISNEDGRKIWIGWMNNWRYATTLPSKEWRGKTSIPRELQLRTYPEGLRLIQTPINELSQLRKPILSLQDLTIKPDMNVLSDISAAKAEIIAEFEIGTAMEFGFKVRKSANQETIIGYNISNEELFVDRTKSSATDFHSDFTAIHKATMKPEHERIQLSIYLDWSSVEVFGNHGKTIISDMIFPDFESKGLELYAIGGELRVVSLQINDLVSIWGNENV; via the coding sequence ATGAAAGAATTAAACCTAACGGACGACTATAGCGGCAGAAAGAGAAAAAGTAACTATAGTGAGAAGTACAGGCCTCAATTTCATTATTCACCGGAGAAAAATTGGATGAACGATCCCAACGGCATGGTTTACTTTGAAGGAGAATACCACCTGTTCTACCAGCATACGCCCCATGATACGCAGCCTGATTTTGGCAACATGCATTGGGGGCATGCGGTAAGCAAGGATCTAGTGCATTGGACTGAGCTTCCACCAGCGATTCCACCTGGGGAGGACGGAGCGATCTTCTCGGGGAGTGCGGTGGTGGATAAGAACAATACCAGCGGATTTTTCAAAGAGGAAGGATCAGGATTGGTGGCCATTTATACAAATGAGGGCAACAAGGCTCAGCCTGGAAAACCGCAGGTGCAAAGCATTGCTTACAGCAAGGATAAAGGTCGAACCTGGACAAAATATGAAGGTAACCCGGTTTTATTTCCAACGGACACGCTAGACTTTCGTGATCCGAAGGTGATTTGGCATGATGAATCATCAATGTGGATCATGGTTCTTGCCGTAAGGGACCGTGTAGAATTTTACACATCTCCAAACCTGAAAGAATGGTCTTTTGCAAGCGAATTCGGTTCCGACATTCCACATATACACCGAGGGATATTTGAATGTCCTGATATATTTCGAATCCAAGTGGATGAGGATCCTAATACCACGAAGTGGATTCTGATGCTAAGCGTCGGGGATAGAAATGGTGTGAATCCAGACGATCCGGAACCACCGGCAGGCGGTTCTGGCATGATGTATTTTGTAGGCAACTTTGACGGTAAGTCGTTCACGCCAGATGAAGCGTTGGAATCCATCGATACTATCAAATGGGTAGACTATGGATCAGACTTTTACGCGGCCGTGTCCTGGAATGGCATTTCGAACGAAGACGGACGAAAGATTTGGATCGGCTGGATGAATAATTGGCGTTATGCTACCACGCTTCCTTCAAAGGAATGGCGTGGCAAGACATCAATTCCCCGGGAGCTACAGCTAAGGACTTATCCCGAGGGACTTCGCCTAATCCAAACACCCATAAATGAATTAAGTCAGCTAAGAAAACCGATTTTGTCTCTACAAGACTTGACGATTAAGCCAGATATGAACGTGTTGTCTGATATTTCCGCAGCCAAGGCAGAAATTATTGCAGAATTTGAAATCGGTACTGCTATGGAATTCGGGTTTAAAGTACGGAAGTCCGCCAATCAGGAGACGATCATCGGATATAATATCTCGAATGAGGAATTGTTCGTCGATCGGACGAAGTCGAGCGCCACTGATTTTCATTCAGATTTCACAGCAATACACAAGGCCACTATGAAGCCAGAGCATGAGAGGATACAGTTGAGCATTTATCTGGATTGGTCAAGTGTCGAAGTCTTCGGCAATCATGGAAAAACAATCATTTCAGACATGATTTTCCCGGACTTCGAAAGTAAGGGACTAGAACTCTACGCCATTGGTGGAGAACTGAGGGTCGTGTCGCTTCAGATCAATGATCTGGTAAGCATTTGGGGAAATGAGAATGTTTAG